In Pseudobdellovibrio exovorus JSS, the genomic stretch GATATTCCCTGTGTGTTTTCAGATGAAATTCCAGCGCAACCAATTGAATTGAAGTATGATAACGGACAGGGCTTTAAATGTGTTTGTCCACAAGGGGAAATAGATCCTCATGGTTGTTTACATCGCTCGGTTATTTATGGAACGGCTAGTTTTGTAACAGGAGCTTTCGGTTTAGCGATGGCTTCGTGGGTGGTTCGTCAAATTACAACTCAACAGGCAGTTGTTGCTCCAGAGGTTTTATGAGTTTAATTATATTCTTTGGAATGGCCTTATTTATCTTTGTATGTGGCTCTATTCTGATTGGAGTTACAATTCGCCACTGGATTCAGCAATCTCGTGAACAAAAACAACTGCGAATCGCTGAAAAAGAAGCCCTTAAAAGATCTGTTTAAAGCACTTGTCATTTGAAAAACTTGTAGTAGATTCGGCCTTTCATTAACAGACCTAACGGAGGCTAAAATCATGTCTATTACTCAGTTTATTGATCATCACTATCGTCACTTCAATGCAGCAGCTTTGAAAGATGCAGCTAAAGGTTACAAAGAGCTAGTGGATCAACAAAACGGTAAAATGCTAGTGACACTAGCTGGTGCCATGAGTTCTGCAGAATTAGGACTTTCATTGGCTGAAATGATCAGACAAGACAAAGTTCATGCAATTTCTTGTACTGGTGCCAATCTTGAAGAAGACGTTTATAACTTAGTAGCGCACGATCACTATGTGCGTATCCCAAACTATCGTGATTTAACTCCTGAAGACGAACAAAAACTATTGGATCGTCACTTAAACCGCGTTACTGATACATGTATCCCAGAAGAAGAAGCGATTCGCCGTATCGAAAAAGCAGTTTTAGAAGAGTGGCAAAAAGCTGAAGCTGAAGGTAAAAGCTATTTCCCACATGAGTACATGTATAAAATTTTACTTTCTGGAAAATTAGAAAAGTACTACCAAATCGATCCAAAAAACTCATGGTTGTTAGCGGCAGCTGAAAAGAATTTACCAATGGTAGTTCCGGGTTGGGAAGACTCAACTACAGGTAATATCTTTGCTGGTCACTGTATTAAAGGTGATATCAAAAGTTCACGTACAGTGAAATCGGGTATTGACTACATGATGTACTGGGCTGAGTGGTACATGGCGACGGCTACAAAAAATAAAGTTGGTTTCTTCCAAATCGGTGGTGGTATTGCCGGTGACTTCCCCATCTGTGTTGTTCCGATGTTATCACAGGATTTAGGTCACGAAGATGTTCCTCTTTGGAGCTACTTCTGTCAGATTTCAGATTCAACAACATCGTATGGTTCGTACTCAGGCGCGGTGCCAAACGAGAAAATCACTTGGGGTAAATTAGCTATCGATACTCCTAAATACATCGTTGAAAGTGACGCTTCGATTGTAGCGCCTTTGATGTTCTATTACATCTTAGGTAAGTAGTTCTGATTTATTTAAATAGGATAGATAAAATGGCCTGTGTGAACCACAGGCCGTTTTCTTTTTAAAGCTGTTTCTTGATCAGTGGATAGATCAATCGGAAGAAACGGGCATTGGCGCGGTCTCGTTTCTTGGCGACATGAATAAGGTTATTGAGTTCCGTTTCGCTTAAATCGCTTAATTGCACATTAGATACGGGGCTGCACGTGCTGGATCTAACAAGACAAGAGTTGCGGGCGATGCGACCGAACTTTTCATCAATATCATGTCTTAAAGCTGTATCACGATAAGCTGGCAGGTTCACAATAAGCCCGACTTCGCGATTAAGATTTTGACTGCGATAATCCCAGTTAAATGAACCGATATAAAAAGTCTTACCATCAATCAAAGCTAGCTTGGCGTGTAAGGTGTCTGGGCCTTGATACTCATACAAATTCACATTGTGACGTAGTGCAAGTTCCCGTGTTTTTTCATACCCTACATGGGCTGCCGAGACGTCGTTAGCCGCCTTAGAATTGGTGTAGAGATTTACGCGTATATTACGCTCACGTAGTTGGCGGAAAAGTGATTCCTGCTCTGGGGTGATAACCAAGTAGGGTGTGATTATCGTCACGCTTTCCTGAGCTTGTTGTATGAAGTTATAAAGTTGGGACGCGATATTGTGCTCAGGTTTGTCCAAATTAGAAGGTTGTGTGCGAACATCATCGTAGAGGAATTCAATAGGGCCGACTTCTGTTGCTAAATTATTCCAGTCCTGTGCTTCATAGGCATCGGCGGTTTGTCTGGCTTTAAATGCTTGAATAAATTCATTGATGCGTTCTTCCTCTTGCTGCACCAGCTTGACGTTGCGTTGGCGAGTGCGCTCACATGACGCCGCATCGGTTTTTCCTGGGCAGCGCAGACGTTTTAATGAAGAGGCTGAGAATTGTCCCAGCGAGGCCGAGCTAACGAACTTAGAGTTCCAAAGATCATTAAAGTATTCAGACGCATTATGAATAGAGCGACTTTCTAAAATTAAAGCATCGCTGTCTTCAAAGATAGGTAGAATTTTACGCTCGCCAGATCGACCAAAGAAACCATTGGCGATATTGCGACCACCGGAAATCATAGCTTTGTCATCAATGATAAGGCCTTTATCGTGCATGCGTTTTGTGTAGCGAAGTGGGCGTAGCAAATTGAAGCTGTTGTAGACTTTAATTTCAATATTCGATTTTTTCTCTGGAGTTAAACTAAGAAGCAGGGCTGACATGGTCTGTTTGAGGATGTCGTTATGCATGGCATCCACTAGGATTTTAACTTTTACCCCACGGGCAGCAGCATCACGTAGAATCGCTAGAGTAGAAAAAGACAAATAGTCTTTATCAATGGAAAAGTACTGCACCTTGATTTCACTTTGTGCATTTTGTATGTAGTCAAATCGCGCTTGTAAAGAATCCAAGTTACTATTCAGTAATAGAATCTTGTCCGCGATTGCCGTTGACCCCAACAGAGCCATTCCAAGGAAGAGCAGGATATTTTTTTTCATCCCTTTTGTGTTACAAATCAAGGGCCAGACCAAAGCTTGTTTATTGCTGTTGAGGCTCAGCAGGGTGTTACTTACATAACAAAGTGCCTATTTATGTAATTTTTCAGAGGAGGAGTTGGATAAGGTAAATCGGGGTTCGATTCGAATCTCATATTGAGACATTGATCTAGCTCTGAAAGGCGAAGGCGGCAGAGTTCGCAATTATGCTTGCTGAAAAGCACGGCTTCAAGCCAAAATTAAGCTTGGAATTCACAGCGAGGTAAGTATGTTTCACCAGTGGTTTCAGGGGCTTAAACCGATAGCGGTTCTTTCTATATTTCTTGTTTCGATTTCTTCTCAA encodes the following:
- a CDS encoding deoxyhypusine synthase family protein translates to MSITQFIDHHYRHFNAAALKDAAKGYKELVDQQNGKMLVTLAGAMSSAELGLSLAEMIRQDKVHAISCTGANLEEDVYNLVAHDHYVRIPNYRDLTPEDEQKLLDRHLNRVTDTCIPEEEAIRRIEKAVLEEWQKAEAEGKSYFPHEYMYKILLSGKLEKYYQIDPKNSWLLAAAEKNLPMVVPGWEDSTTGNIFAGHCIKGDIKSSRTVKSGIDYMMYWAEWYMATATKNKVGFFQIGGGIAGDFPICVVPMLSQDLGHEDVPLWSYFCQISDSTTSYGSYSGAVPNEKITWGKLAIDTPKYIVESDASIVAPLMFYYILGK
- a CDS encoding phospholipase D-like domain-containing protein; the encoded protein is MKKNILLFLGMALLGSTAIADKILLLNSNLDSLQARFDYIQNAQSEIKVQYFSIDKDYLSFSTLAILRDAAARGVKVKILVDAMHNDILKQTMSALLLSLTPEKKSNIEIKVYNSFNLLRPLRYTKRMHDKGLIIDDKAMISGGRNIANGFFGRSGERKILPIFEDSDALILESRSIHNASEYFNDLWNSKFVSSASLGQFSASSLKRLRCPGKTDAASCERTRQRNVKLVQQEEERINEFIQAFKARQTADAYEAQDWNNLATEVGPIEFLYDDVRTQPSNLDKPEHNIASQLYNFIQQAQESVTIITPYLVITPEQESLFRQLRERNIRVNLYTNSKAANDVSAAHVGYEKTRELALRHNVNLYEYQGPDTLHAKLALIDGKTFYIGSFNWDYRSQNLNREVGLIVNLPAYRDTALRHDIDEKFGRIARNSCLVRSSTCSPVSNVQLSDLSETELNNLIHVAKKRDRANARFFRLIYPLIKKQL